In Corynebacterium frankenforstense DSM 45800, the DNA window ATCCCGCGCGAGCGCCTGCGCCCCCTGATCACCGTCGACGCCGACCAGCCGCTCGACGAGGCGCTGCACACCCTGCACGTGCGCAACGCCCACATGGCGCAGGTGCGCAAGCTGGGCCGGCTGACCGGCGTGGTCACCCTCGAGGACCTCATCGAGGAGTACGTCGGCACCGTCTCCGACTGGACCCACGAGGAGGCCTGAGCCGTGCAGGTCCTCGACGAGTCGACCTGGCGCGCGCGGGCGGCCGCCCACGACGCCCGCGCCGGGGAGTTCACCCGCGACCACCTGGCGCGGCGTGCCCGCGGCGAGAAGCACCCGGTCTTCGACTTCCTCTTCGACTACTACCCCGTGCGCCCCTCGCACCTGCACCGCTGGCACCCGGGCGTGGGGGTGGCGCTGGCCGGGGACGCGCCGCAGCGCGGCTGGCGCGACTACACCGAGCTTGACGACGGGACCGTGGCGGCCGACGTGGGCGGTTTCCTCGCCCGTCACGGGCGGGCGCTCTCGCGCATCCGCCACCTGCTGGAGGCCACGGCGGCGCGCCCGGCGCACTTCGACTGCTTCGGGCTCCACGAGTGGGCGATGGTCTACCGCACCGACCGGCCCCGCCACGACCTGCCCCTGCGCCTGGGTGCGCAGGGCACGGACGAGGTCGTCGAGTCGCACCAGCTGCGCTGCACCCACTTCGACGCCTTCCGTTTCTTCACCGAGCCGGCCCGCCCGCTCAACATCACGCCCCTGACCCGGGCCGACCAGCCGGAGCGCGAGCAGTGCGGCTGCCTGCACGCGACGATGGACCTCTACAAGTGGGCCTGGAAGATGGGCCCGCTGGTGCCCGGGGAGCTGTGGCTGGACACCCTGGACCTCGCGTGGCGGGCCCGCGTGCTCGACATGGAGGCCAGTCCCTACGACTGCCGAGGCCTCGGGTTCGGGGTCGTGGCCGTGGAGACGACGGAGGGCAAGGCCGAGTACGTCGCCCGGCAGCGGGAGCTGGCCGCGGAGGGCCGTACGCTGCGCTCCCGGCTTGTCGCGGTCCTGGAGGCCGCCGGCGCGCGATAGACTGGCCCACCACACGGGAAAGTTGACGGAAGGAAACGCAACAGTGGCAGGCCGGCACAGGACGGACACGGACTCCCCCAAGGTCGCGGGCTGGCTGATCGTCGCGGTGATCCTGGTCATCGCGCTGATCACCGCCCTCATCGCGTGGTTCGCGCTGCGCGACAGCGAGCGGAGCGCGCGCAGCGAGGCCGAGGGCGACTGCATCGAGGGCGAGCTGACGCTGCCGGTCGCCGAGGCCTTCCCCGGCGCCGCCGACGAGCTCATCGCGGCCTACCGCGACTCCGCGCCGGTGGTGCGCGACCACTGCATCGTGCCCGAG includes these proteins:
- a CDS encoding 3-methyladenine DNA glycosylase produces the protein MQVLDESTWRARAAAHDARAGEFTRDHLARRARGEKHPVFDFLFDYYPVRPSHLHRWHPGVGVALAGDAPQRGWRDYTELDDGTVAADVGGFLARHGRALSRIRHLLEATAARPAHFDCFGLHEWAMVYRTDRPRHDLPLRLGAQGTDEVVESHQLRCTHFDAFRFFTEPARPLNITPLTRADQPEREQCGCLHATMDLYKWAWKMGPLVPGELWLDTLDLAWRARVLDMEASPYDCRGLGFGVVAVETTEGKAEYVARQRELAAEGRTLRSRLVAVLEAAGAR